The Ursus arctos isolate Adak ecotype North America unplaced genomic scaffold, UrsArc2.0 scaffold_28, whole genome shotgun sequence genome has a window encoding:
- the MORF4L1 gene encoding mortality factor 4-like protein 1 isoform X2, with protein sequence MAPKQDPKPKFQEGERVLCFHGPLLYEAKCVKVAIKDKQVKYFIHYSGWNKNWDEWVPESRVLKYVDTNLQKQRELQKANQEQYAEGKMRGAAPGKKTSGLQQKNVEVKTKKNKQKTPGNGDGGSTSETPPPPRKKRARVDPTVENEETFMNRVEVKVKIPEELKPWLVDDWDLITRQKQLFYLPAKKNVDSILEDYANYKKSRGNTDNKEYAVNEVVAGIKEYFNVMLGTQLLYKFERPQYAEILADHPDAPMSQVYGAPHLLRLFVRIGAMLAYTPLDEKSLALLLNYLHDFLKYLAKNSASLFSASDYEVAPPEYHRKAV encoded by the exons gtGAGCGAGTGCTGTGCTTTCATGGGCCTCTTCTTTATGAAGCAAAG tgtgtaAAGGTTGCCATAAAGGACAAACAAGTGAAATACTTTATACATTACAGTGGTTGGAATAAAAA ttggGATGAATGGGTTCCAGAAAGCAGAGTACTCAAGTACGTGGATACCAATCTGCAGAAACAGCGGGAACTCCAAAAAGCCAATCA gGAGCAATATGCAGAGGGGAAGATGAGAGGGGCTGCCCCAGGAAAGAAGACATCTGGTCTGCAACAGAAAAATGTTGAAGT gaaaaccaaaaagaacaaacagaaaa CACCTGGAAATGGGGACGGTGGCAGCACCAGTGAGACTCCCCCACCTCCTCGCAAGAAAAGGGCCCGTGTGGATCCCACTGTGGAGAAT gaGGAAACATTCATGAACAGAGTTGAAGTGAAAGTGAAGATTCCTGAAGAGCTAAAACCATGGCTTGTCGACGATTGGGACTTAATTACCCGACAAAAACAG ctCTTTTATCTTCCTGCCAAGAAGAATGTGGATTCCATCCTAGAGGATTATGCAAATTATAAGAAATCTCGAGGAAACACAGATAATAA GGAGTATGCTGTTAACGAGGTGGTGGCAGGAATAAAGGAGTACTTCAATGTGATGCTGGGCACCCAGCTGCTGTACAAGTTTGAGCGGCCGCAGTACGCGGAGATCCTCGCGGATCACCCGGACGCGCCCATGTCGCAGGTGTACGGGGCGCCGCATCTACTGAGATTGTTTG TACGAATTGGAGCGATGTTGGCCTATACTCCTCTGGATGAGAAGAGCCTTGCATTATTGCTAAATTATCTTCATGATTTCCTAAA ATACCTGGCAAAGAATTCGGCGAGCTTGTTCAGTGCCAGCGATTACGAAGTGGCTCCTCCCGAGTACCATCGGAAGGCCGTGTGA
- the MORF4L1 gene encoding mortality factor 4-like protein 1 isoform X1 gives MAPKQDPKPKFQEGERVLCFHGPLLYEAKCVKVAIKDKQVKYFIHYSGWNKKSAVRPRRSEKTLKTREDIVALFPVPEGAPSVHHPLLTSSWDEWVPESRVLKYVDTNLQKQRELQKANQEQYAEGKMRGAAPGKKTSGLQQKNVEVKTKKNKQKTPGNGDGGSTSETPPPPRKKRARVDPTVENEETFMNRVEVKVKIPEELKPWLVDDWDLITRQKQLFYLPAKKNVDSILEDYANYKKSRGNTDNKEYAVNEVVAGIKEYFNVMLGTQLLYKFERPQYAEILADHPDAPMSQVYGAPHLLRLFVRIGAMLAYTPLDEKSLALLLNYLHDFLKYLAKNSASLFSASDYEVAPPEYHRKAV, from the exons gtGAGCGAGTGCTGTGCTTTCATGGGCCTCTTCTTTATGAAGCAAAG tgtgtaAAGGTTGCCATAAAGGACAAACAAGTGAAATACTTTATACATTACAGTGGTTGGAATAAAAA AAGTGCTGTGAGGCCCAGGCGCTCTGAAAAAACTTTGAAGACACGTGAGGATATTGTAGCCCTTTTTCCTGTTCCTGAAGGAGCTCCCTCAGTACACCACCCCCTCCTGACCTCTAG ttggGATGAATGGGTTCCAGAAAGCAGAGTACTCAAGTACGTGGATACCAATCTGCAGAAACAGCGGGAACTCCAAAAAGCCAATCA gGAGCAATATGCAGAGGGGAAGATGAGAGGGGCTGCCCCAGGAAAGAAGACATCTGGTCTGCAACAGAAAAATGTTGAAGT gaaaaccaaaaagaacaaacagaaaa CACCTGGAAATGGGGACGGTGGCAGCACCAGTGAGACTCCCCCACCTCCTCGCAAGAAAAGGGCCCGTGTGGATCCCACTGTGGAGAAT gaGGAAACATTCATGAACAGAGTTGAAGTGAAAGTGAAGATTCCTGAAGAGCTAAAACCATGGCTTGTCGACGATTGGGACTTAATTACCCGACAAAAACAG ctCTTTTATCTTCCTGCCAAGAAGAATGTGGATTCCATCCTAGAGGATTATGCAAATTATAAGAAATCTCGAGGAAACACAGATAATAA GGAGTATGCTGTTAACGAGGTGGTGGCAGGAATAAAGGAGTACTTCAATGTGATGCTGGGCACCCAGCTGCTGTACAAGTTTGAGCGGCCGCAGTACGCGGAGATCCTCGCGGATCACCCGGACGCGCCCATGTCGCAGGTGTACGGGGCGCCGCATCTACTGAGATTGTTTG TACGAATTGGAGCGATGTTGGCCTATACTCCTCTGGATGAGAAGAGCCTTGCATTATTGCTAAATTATCTTCATGATTTCCTAAA ATACCTGGCAAAGAATTCGGCGAGCTTGTTCAGTGCCAGCGATTACGAAGTGGCTCCTCCCGAGTACCATCGGAAGGCCGTGTGA